One Sinorhizobium mexicanum genomic region harbors:
- a CDS encoding gamma carbonic anhydrase family protein has translation MSVYELGDQAPNFEDSHTGWVAANAILVGDISLGRDVTVWFGAVVRADVEKVTIGSGTNIQDQAVMHADPGFPVVIGRGCTIGHRALVHGCVIGENTLVGMGAIILNGARIGANSIVGAGALVTEGKTFPDNALILGSPARMGRPLTDEEVQRNRSAAKHYVANGERYKNSFSERTTTR, from the coding sequence ATGTCGGTCTACGAGCTCGGCGACCAAGCCCCGAATTTCGAGGATAGCCACACGGGATGGGTGGCAGCCAACGCCATCCTCGTCGGCGACATCTCGCTCGGGAGGGACGTGACCGTGTGGTTTGGGGCCGTGGTCCGCGCAGACGTAGAAAAGGTAACGATCGGAAGTGGTACGAATATCCAGGACCAGGCGGTGATGCACGCAGATCCGGGCTTCCCGGTGGTGATCGGCCGAGGCTGCACCATCGGACACCGGGCGCTAGTTCACGGATGTGTAATCGGGGAAAACACCCTGGTCGGCATGGGAGCCATCATTCTCAACGGCGCTCGCATTGGTGCGAACTCCATTGTCGGAGCTGGCGCGCTGGTTACCGAAGGAAAGACGTTTCCGGACAACGCCTTGATCCTCGGCAGCCCTGCCCGGATGGGCCGGCCTCTTACCGACGAGGAGGTCCAGCGGAATCGTTCCGCTGCCAAGCACTACGTCGCAAACGGCGAGCGCTATAAGAACTCGTTTTCGGAACGGACGACGACGAGATAG
- a CDS encoding aminotransferase class III-fold pyridoxal phosphate-dependent enzyme has protein sequence MFNDLAALDKRHLIHPVVPWRAHEKRGVTILKSGKGAYVTDADGNTLIDGFSGLWCVNAGYGQQTIVDAVKRQLEEMAYATNYFHYGNENAVRLAARLAELAPGDLNRVFFTLGGSDAIDSAIRMIRYYYNVTGRPAKKHMIALQRGFHGSSSLGSGLTALKNFHDDFDSPAPWQHHIASPYPYRNPVGQDPQAIIAASVQALKDKVAEIGADNVAAIFAEPVQGSGGVLVPPDGWFKAMREAARELDILFVADEVITGFGRTGPMFGSEYDGVVPDMMTIAKGLTSAYQPMGALMMSDALYAAIADSSPEARAIGHGFTYSGHPASAAAGLEAIRLYTEGGLLENGQKIAPRFAGGLQSLYDHPLVGDVRVRGLLAAVELVTDKECKTKPDAGLNISHHLARLSYEKRVIFRAFSDDIAGFAPPLCCSEDDIDIIVSRFREVLDELLLVNEIRTAAA, from the coding sequence ATGTTCAATGATCTCGCAGCGCTCGATAAGCGTCATCTGATCCACCCTGTGGTGCCCTGGCGGGCGCACGAAAAGCGCGGTGTCACGATTCTAAAATCCGGGAAGGGTGCATACGTCACGGACGCCGACGGGAACACGCTGATCGACGGGTTCTCTGGCCTGTGGTGCGTCAACGCCGGGTACGGCCAGCAGACGATTGTTGACGCTGTGAAGCGTCAGCTGGAAGAGATGGCTTATGCCACGAACTACTTTCACTACGGTAACGAGAATGCAGTTAGACTTGCCGCGCGCCTAGCCGAACTTGCGCCCGGCGACCTTAATCGCGTCTTCTTCACGCTCGGCGGATCCGATGCGATCGACTCTGCCATCCGGATGATCCGCTATTATTACAACGTCACCGGGCGGCCGGCCAAAAAGCACATGATCGCGCTCCAGCGGGGCTTCCACGGATCATCGAGTCTCGGATCCGGTCTCACCGCCCTCAAGAACTTCCACGACGACTTCGACTCTCCCGCTCCTTGGCAGCATCACATCGCTTCGCCCTATCCCTACCGGAACCCTGTTGGCCAAGACCCGCAGGCAATCATAGCCGCGTCCGTACAGGCGCTGAAGGATAAGGTCGCGGAGATCGGAGCGGACAATGTCGCTGCTATCTTCGCGGAGCCTGTCCAGGGTTCGGGCGGTGTACTTGTTCCTCCCGACGGGTGGTTCAAGGCGATGCGCGAGGCAGCGCGTGAGCTCGACATCCTTTTCGTCGCAGACGAGGTGATCACGGGCTTCGGTCGGACAGGCCCGATGTTCGGTAGCGAATACGACGGCGTTGTCCCCGACATGATGACGATTGCGAAGGGCTTGACTTCTGCCTATCAGCCGATGGGCGCTCTCATGATGAGCGATGCGCTCTACGCGGCCATCGCCGATAGCAGTCCCGAAGCGCGCGCCATTGGCCACGGTTTCACATATTCCGGGCATCCAGCCAGCGCGGCCGCCGGACTTGAGGCGATCCGGCTTTATACCGAAGGTGGGCTGCTTGAGAACGGGCAGAAGATCGCGCCCCGCTTCGCAGGGGGCCTGCAGTCTCTCTACGATCACCCGTTAGTGGGTGACGTCCGGGTGCGGGGTCTTCTCGCTGCGGTCGAGCTTGTGACCGACAAGGAATGCAAAACCAAGCCGGATGCTGGGCTGAACATCAGCCATCATCTCGCGCGCCTCTCCTACGAAAAGCGCGTGATCTTCCGCGCGTTCTCCGACGATATCGCAGGCTTCGCCCCGCCGCTCTGCTGCAGCGAAGACGATATCGACATCATCGTCAGCCGTTTCCGCGAGGTGCTCGACGAACTTCTCCTAGTCAACGAAATCCGGACGGCGGCGGCATGA
- a CDS encoding NAD-dependent succinate-semialdehyde dehydrogenase, with product MNTNIKPASVAMTSLRQRLRDPSLFIEKGCLAGSWVDADDGSTIAVYDPATGLEIGTVPSMGAVEADRAVKSADAAFRAWASETALVRARVMEKWFDLVVENAEDLATIITIEQGKPITESRTEISYGSGFIKWFSEEARRTYGQVIPANERDRRIIAVKQPVGVSAAITPWNFPVAMITRKCAPAIAAGCPVIVKPSEFTPYSALALALLAQRAGVPDGIISVLTGPPEGIGRVLTGNPAVRKVSFTGSTRVGKLLMRQSSDTVKRVSFELGGNAPFLILDDADIDLAVAGVIASKFRNAGQTCVCANRILVQDGIYDRFADTLAEAVSAMKVGNGLDDGVAIGPLINAAAVQKVNRHIEDALSEGAGTLLGGVSAGRDQFCGPTILVGATPSMLVAREETFGPVAPLFRFKEIDEAIAFANDTPFGLAAYAFSESMHRALYVGERLEFGMIGLNSGSVSSEVAPFGGMKESGIGREGASQGMDEYLELKTMHIGGMSRPV from the coding sequence ATGAACACCAACATCAAACCCGCAAGCGTAGCCATGACTTCCCTGCGTCAGAGGCTTCGCGATCCTTCGCTCTTCATCGAAAAGGGCTGTCTCGCCGGAAGTTGGGTCGATGCCGACGACGGTTCCACGATCGCCGTTTACGATCCGGCGACCGGGCTAGAGATTGGCACGGTCCCCTCGATGGGTGCAGTCGAGGCGGACCGTGCCGTGAAATCCGCCGACGCTGCGTTCCGCGCTTGGGCCAGTGAAACTGCCCTTGTTCGCGCCCGGGTCATGGAGAAGTGGTTCGACCTGGTCGTCGAGAACGCCGAAGACCTCGCCACCATCATCACGATTGAGCAGGGCAAACCTATCACGGAATCCCGGACGGAGATCAGCTACGGCTCCGGTTTCATCAAGTGGTTCTCTGAGGAAGCCCGCCGGACATACGGGCAAGTGATCCCTGCCAACGAGAGGGACAGACGCATCATCGCGGTCAAGCAGCCCGTTGGGGTCTCAGCCGCGATAACACCGTGGAACTTCCCGGTGGCGATGATCACTCGCAAATGCGCGCCGGCGATCGCGGCCGGATGCCCGGTCATCGTTAAGCCTTCCGAATTCACACCCTATTCCGCGCTGGCGCTCGCGTTGCTGGCACAGCGCGCCGGCGTTCCCGACGGCATCATCAGCGTTCTCACGGGACCGCCGGAAGGGATCGGCCGTGTGCTTACCGGAAATCCGGCTGTCCGGAAGGTCTCGTTCACCGGCTCGACGCGGGTCGGCAAGCTTCTGATGAGGCAGAGCTCGGATACCGTGAAGAGAGTGAGCTTCGAACTCGGTGGCAATGCCCCGTTTCTGATCCTCGACGACGCGGACATCGATCTCGCGGTCGCCGGAGTGATCGCGAGCAAGTTCCGCAACGCAGGGCAAACCTGCGTCTGCGCCAACCGTATCCTCGTTCAGGACGGGATCTACGACCGATTTGCCGACACACTGGCCGAAGCCGTCTCCGCCATGAAGGTAGGCAACGGTCTCGACGACGGTGTCGCAATCGGGCCCCTGATCAACGCCGCTGCTGTACAGAAGGTCAACCGCCATATCGAGGACGCGCTGTCGGAGGGTGCCGGAACGCTGCTCGGGGGCGTCTCGGCAGGCCGGGACCAGTTCTGCGGACCGACTATCCTCGTCGGAGCGACGCCGTCGATGCTGGTCGCGCGGGAGGAAACGTTTGGTCCCGTCGCCCCCTTGTTCCGCTTCAAAGAGATCGACGAGGCAATCGCGTTTGCCAACGACACGCCCTTCGGCCTGGCGGCGTACGCCTTCTCGGAGAGCATGCACCGCGCGCTCTATGTCGGCGAGCGCCTCGAATTCGGAATGATTGGCCTGAACAGCGGAAGCGTCTCGTCGGAGGTCGCTCCGTTCGGGGGAATGAAGGAGTCCGGGATCGGGCGCGAAGGCGCAAGCCAGGGGATGGACGAGTACCTCGAACTCAAGACCATGCACATCGGCGGCATGAGCCGCCCGGTCTAG
- a CDS encoding amidase, translating into MPSFASEYSTRDGLDLAKLLYLREVSPRELMDCAINAADAVNPRFNAFCFPRYEQALEEASNAPLRGRFGALPFVFKDSGLAADRHRGSIGSRLFANSLSTSNSTLAERFARDGFISFGRTTVPEMCMAPTTEALQNGGPTRNPWVPSRSAGGSSGGAAVAVATGVVPIAHGSDGGGSIRIPAACCGVYGLKTSRGLVPHGPVKGEGWGGLAVHGVLTRTVRDSAAALDGIAGAEPGAPYAAPSRPGSYLDEIDRRFDRPLKIAKWTSGWNGVVIAPDCLAALDTAERELITLGHEVVEAPLPELDYSAFIEALIDVLCANAAMSVKDFLTTSPKDGWQDLLEPAILDACLLGTEMPATRYVAAINTFHRVGRILDAYLANYDFVISPTLTSPPLPLGELSMEGDFRTFRRKAARYTMFLALLNASGQPAANLPLYRNRDGLPIGVQLIGRFGTDAEVLRLSAHLERQAGWAAQQFAIGGAHGASSGASGSAWGHADELETLAGG; encoded by the coding sequence ATGCCCTCATTCGCCAGCGAATACTCGACGAGAGATGGCCTCGATCTTGCCAAGCTGCTGTACCTCCGTGAGGTCTCGCCACGCGAACTGATGGATTGCGCCATCAACGCCGCCGACGCGGTCAACCCCCGGTTCAACGCGTTCTGCTTTCCGCGGTATGAGCAGGCGCTGGAAGAGGCATCCAACGCGCCCCTCAGGGGAAGGTTCGGCGCTCTTCCATTCGTGTTCAAAGATTCCGGACTCGCCGCCGATCGCCATAGGGGAAGTATTGGCTCGCGGCTTTTCGCCAACAGCCTCTCAACTTCGAACTCGACCTTGGCCGAGCGTTTCGCGCGAGACGGGTTTATCAGCTTCGGACGGACGACAGTCCCCGAGATGTGCATGGCTCCGACGACTGAGGCATTGCAGAACGGAGGGCCGACCCGCAATCCTTGGGTACCATCACGATCCGCTGGCGGTTCGAGCGGCGGGGCCGCCGTTGCCGTCGCCACCGGAGTCGTCCCGATCGCGCACGGTAGCGATGGCGGCGGATCGATCCGCATCCCGGCAGCCTGTTGCGGTGTCTACGGCCTCAAGACGTCCCGTGGCCTCGTGCCGCACGGTCCGGTGAAAGGCGAGGGCTGGGGAGGGCTCGCGGTTCATGGGGTTCTTACCAGAACGGTCCGGGACAGCGCAGCCGCGCTCGATGGCATAGCGGGGGCGGAACCCGGCGCACCCTACGCAGCTCCTTCGAGACCCGGCTCATATCTCGACGAGATCGACCGACGCTTCGACCGTCCCCTGAAGATAGCGAAGTGGACGAGCGGCTGGAACGGCGTCGTCATTGCTCCAGATTGCCTCGCCGCTTTGGACACAGCTGAACGCGAGTTGATTACTCTCGGCCACGAGGTTGTGGAAGCTCCGCTGCCGGAGCTCGACTATTCGGCCTTCATTGAAGCGCTGATCGACGTCCTTTGCGCCAACGCGGCGATGTCGGTGAAGGACTTCCTGACCACCTCACCGAAGGATGGTTGGCAAGACCTTCTGGAGCCAGCCATCCTGGATGCCTGTCTCCTCGGGACCGAAATGCCGGCCACAAGGTACGTCGCCGCGATCAACACGTTCCATCGTGTGGGCCGTATCCTCGACGCGTACCTCGCAAACTACGACTTCGTAATCTCGCCGACGCTGACGTCGCCCCCGTTGCCCCTTGGCGAGCTGTCGATGGAAGGGGATTTTCGTACCTTCAGACGCAAGGCCGCCCGATACACAATGTTCCTGGCGCTACTCAACGCGTCCGGCCAGCCGGCTGCCAACCTCCCGCTTTATCGAAACAGGGACGGCCTCCCCATCGGCGTCCAGCTCATTGGTCGTTTCGGGACGGATGCCGAGGTGCTGAGGCTCTCCGCCCATTTGGAACGCCAGGCGGGCTGGGCCGCACAACAATTCGCCATTGGCGGCGCGCATGGAGCCAGTAGCGGGGCTTCCGGCTCGGCCTGGGGCCACGCGGACGAACTCGAAACATTGGCGGGAGGGTGA
- a CDS encoding amino acid ABC transporter ATP-binding protein, giving the protein MENRNGVVTPLRKLDRQQRSAVEGRVLADARQISVSFGPLEVVKQVDLSVHKGEVVAIIGPSGSGKSTFLRCFNYLQPPASGTLIIDGQVVVDGGRKPSNTDLLKLRRKIGMCFQSFNLFPHLTAVENVDLAQISALGRSKSDARARSMELLKRVGLEAKAGTKPAHCSGGQQQRIAIARALALDPDMMLMDEPTSALDPELGHEVLAVMRELADSGMTMIIVTHEMRFAENVADRIMFMADGKAVEIGEPRQVLRAPIHERTQQFLSMVFDR; this is encoded by the coding sequence ATGGAAAACCGGAATGGAGTGGTTACTCCTTTGAGGAAACTGGACAGACAACAGAGAAGCGCGGTCGAGGGGCGAGTCCTGGCCGATGCGAGACAGATCAGCGTGTCTTTCGGACCGCTGGAAGTCGTCAAGCAGGTGGACCTGTCAGTTCACAAGGGCGAGGTCGTCGCCATCATCGGTCCTAGCGGCTCCGGCAAGAGCACCTTCCTTCGGTGCTTCAACTACCTCCAGCCTCCCGCGTCTGGCACTCTGATTATCGACGGCCAAGTCGTCGTCGACGGAGGAAGGAAGCCTTCCAACACGGACCTGCTCAAGCTCCGCCGGAAGATCGGCATGTGCTTTCAGTCGTTCAATCTTTTTCCGCATCTAACGGCTGTCGAAAACGTTGACCTCGCACAGATATCCGCACTCGGAAGATCCAAAAGCGACGCGCGCGCGAGAAGCATGGAGCTTCTCAAGCGCGTCGGTCTGGAGGCCAAGGCCGGTACGAAACCCGCGCACTGCTCCGGGGGACAGCAGCAGCGTATCGCGATCGCCCGCGCGCTGGCGCTTGATCCCGACATGATGCTGATGGACGAACCCACGTCTGCGCTCGATCCCGAACTCGGTCACGAAGTGCTGGCCGTCATGCGGGAACTAGCCGACTCCGGGATGACCATGATCATCGTGACGCACGAGATGCGTTTCGCCGAGAACGTCGCCGACCGCATCATGTTCATGGCCGACGGGAAGGCCGTCGAAATCGGAGAGCCGCGACAGGTTCTTCGAGCACCGATCCACGAACGCACCCAGCAGTTTCTAAGCATGGTG